The segment CGCCCCTTTCGGCGATGTGATTGAAACCGATGGCAGCGACCACTTCATGATCAATAACGGTTCGACCATGCGCTTTCACCGTCTGGCAGAAGTCGAAACGGCTACGCCAGAAGACAAGGCGATCATCAGCATTTTCCGCGCCGAGGCGCAGGACATGCCATTTACCGTTCGCATGCTGGAGCGCCATCCGCTGGGCAGCCAGGCGTTTATACCGCTGCTCGGCAACCCCTTTCTGATCGTGGTCGCGCCACTTGGCGATGAACCTGTATCAGGCTTGGTCCGCGCCTTTGTCAGTAATGGCAGGCAGGGCATTAATTACCATCGCGGCGTTTGGCACCATCCGGTGCTGACGATCGAAAAGCGGGATGACTTCCTGGTGGTTGATCGCAGTGGCACAGGCAAT is part of the Pseudomonas sp. ML2-2023-3 genome and harbors:
- a CDS encoding ureidoglycolate lyase, which encodes MRTLMIEPLTKEAFAPFGDVIETDGSDHFMINNGSTMRFHRLAEVETATPEDKAIISIFRAEAQDMPFTVRMLERHPLGSQAFIPLLGNPFLIVVAPLGDEPVSGLVRAFVSNGRQGINYHRGVWHHPVLTIEKRDDFLVVDRSGTGNNCDEHFFKEDQLLFLAPHQ